The DNA window TCAAGCTTTACAATATGGTCTTTGAATATCGGCAAAAATTTGATTATGTCGATCTGGTGAAGCCTGATGTCACCGCGATTGATGAGTACCTTCGGGATGCCACAGACTTTGTTCAGCAGGTTCGGGTGTATCTTTTTCCAGCGCCGCCGCAGGATGCCCGCCATTCTGAAGAGGATGAATCTCAATAGTAAGGGCTCACTCAAAAATAACTTTACATTTTGGAAGCCAATTCATCCTGTCTGACTGCGTTATGAAAACTCGGTATATCCCGATATGCCTCAAGTTTTCACGCCTTGTCAGACAGGCGACTTAACTCCCAAAATTGTAAACTGATTTTTGAGTGAACCCCTAAGAACTCAATCCGACCCCCGGCAAAGATTTGTCGCCTGTATAATCGGCGCTGAGGTGAAATTTTCCGGCATGTGAGCTTGTTTGCCGACAATGATTTGGCGGGGGCATAAAAGAATCATGCGAAACAGGCTTCATCCGCGTTGTTCAGCCACTCCGAAGGGGTTAAGGAAATGGCGTTCGGCTGTGTGATCTTATTCCGTTTGGCCGGAATTTCTTTGAACAGATTAATCAATCCGTCGCATATCAAAAGATCGGACCGCTCGAAAGCGGATGAGATATAAATGGAGCGCAGCAAACGATCATAGGCTTCGCCTATTTCTTTTTTCCCGTTTTCCCATCTGGACAGGGTGGACGGGGAAACCCCCAGGACCCGGGCCAGCTCTTTGGATTTAAGGCCAAGGTCTTTTCGCAGAAATCTGATCTCATCGGGTTTTAAGAGGGCCTTTCGATCCTTGCAGATATGAAGGCCGATAAAACGATTCAGCTTCCGAAGGCCCGGTATGGCCGCATAAGATTCGCCGCAGTCCGGGCAGCGGTATTGTGTGATCCCAAACAGCGCCACGTCAAGCCCGGACTCGTCGTAATGATATGGCTCATTTTCAACAATCTCGGTATCCACTCCGCATAAGCAGCATTTTTTCATTGTCTCAAGCCTCCAATCAGCCCAGCGCGGTGATGATCACAGCCGACATTCGACCGATTATGGCCGTCACAACGCCGCCGAAGTCCCCTTCAAGGTTTTTCGTACCCGATGATGCCCGAACCTCTGAAACAAACGGCGTGCAAATCGCCGCACACGGCTCAAATTGAATCCGGCGTCTATTTCCTTTCTTCCCTTTTCCGCACTCAACGGTTCCTGAAAAAATTTGCCAGACCGGCTCAACGCCCCGGCCTCATACCCATATCGCTGGTATCGTATCAATCGCACGGCTTCGGCCATGACGTTGAATTCCGAAAGACCAGAGCCTGCGGGCAAACCATCCCTATTTCGGGACTGGATGTGATGGTCTATGGGAACGCCATCGGGTCCCTCGGGCAATCCGCGATCCCGTCCCGGGCATCATTCACTGTTCAAGCTTTGAGGCCGATATGCTTTATTTGTGAGCATCCTTGTCTTGGCTTTTTACTTTTCTAAACTCCCAAAGACACAAACATAAAAAAAACGCTAAAGAAAAATAGAATGCCCTGAAAATGCCTTCGGCAAAAAATATTGACCATGGAACTGGATCTATAGAAGGTATCGAATACTTAGTAAAACCAATTTTTTCATCGATTAACATAATCGTAAATGCTATTAAGGATCTATAGAACGGTTTCAAAAAAATGTTCTTTTTCATGTCTACCACATTAAAGTTAAAAATGTTCGCAAGCCTACTTCCTGTTCAGATTAAAATAATTCTCGGGACGTTGTGTGATATCTTTAACTAATAGCATAGTGCTTATCGGACCATCCGGCGGAGTAGGTGGTATTTCTCCAAAATGCGATAATATAGCAGAACCTAACTCCTGGGCGTAAGGCGCCCACCGATCAGCGGTAGCCATGGCAAGCGGATAGGCTTCAACCACAACCGAGTATCCCCATATCGCCGATTCTGCGACAGTTAAAGTCACAGCCGCTGAATTCGCCAATTCCGGCATTCTGTCTAATCCTCCGGCATGGCCGGTCAACCATCGCGCGTGTTTAGCCGCTTCCTCAGGGGATCCGGATTTAAAATAATCGTCAAAAGAATATTCCCCCTCTCGATCCTCAGTGAGCCAATCAGTCATCTCTTCATTTATCTCATGCCCAGCCCAATTAAACAGATATCCAAAAGCCGCTGTGCGAGCCCCCTGTGCGAATCCATCGCCAAAGTCGCCTCCCTGCGCAGAGGATGCCATGCCGCCGGTCACGCCTCCTATGGCGGAATAAGACGCGAATTCGGTGAAAAACCTGCCTTCCGACCCCATCTTCCCCATAGTTTCTCTAAGAATACCACTCCCGCCAAACAACTTCAAGGCGCCATATTTTGCCACCCCGGCTGAAAAGCCGTTTATCAGCATGTTCTGCCCGATCATACTGGAATCGGCTCCTGTTATCAGGCCATTAGCCCCTGCGGAAACCACTCCTGCGGCGGCATGTATACCGGCCCGCGCAATATCTCCCAATCTTGCGGAAATGTCGCCTGCAAAACCAAAGATTACAGCCGAAACAGCCCCGGTGATCATGCCCTCAAGAATATCCCCG is part of the Candidatus Desulfarcum epimagneticum genome and encodes:
- a CDS encoding conserved hypothetical protein (Evidence 4 : Unknown function but conserved in other organisms); translation: MKKCCLCGVDTEIVENEPYHYDESGLDVALFGITQYRCPDCGESYAAIPGLRKLNRFIGLHICKDRKALLKPDEIRFLRKDLGLKSKELARVLGVSPSTLSRWENGKKEIGEAYDRLLRSIYISSAFERSDLLICDGLINLFKEIPAKRNKITQPNAISLTPSEWLNNADEACFA
- a CDS encoding hypothetical protein (Evidence 5 : Unknown function); amino-acid sequence: MIDWTSFDKPSLFTKGDLKNAFFYGPDRARYKKTVTRDGVAESVTVYIGKDYEKVTENGQDVHKYFVYAEGQLAAVHKKIGNAPDETRYMRRDFLGSIDTVTNGLGDVEEKMAYAPFGSPRSLDGQSVDFSLSFTNRGFTGHEHIDDMGIIHMNGRVYDPEIGRFLSPDGFIQDPYSSQSFNRYTYCLNNPLQYTDPSGQFFDAVIRAVGGAIFGGVMAAISGGDILEGMITGAVSAVIFGFAGDISARLGDIARAGIHAAAGVVSAGANGLITGADSSMIGQNMLINGFSAGVAKYGALKLFGGSGILRETMGKMGSEGRFFTEFASYSAIGGVTGGMASSAQGGDFGDGFAQGARTAAFGYLFNWAGHEINEEMTDWLTEDREGEYSFDDYFKSGSPEEAAKHARWLTGHAGGLDRMPELANSAAVTLTVAESAIWGYSVVVEAYPLAMATADRWAPYAQELGSAILSHFGEIPPTPPDGPISTMLLVKDITQRPENYFNLNRK